One window of the Streptomyces sp. NBC_00259 genome contains the following:
- a CDS encoding DUF5994 family protein: MPRHDRDLLDDAWWPRSHVLADELPALARGLVQG; encoded by the coding sequence ATCCCCCGCCATGATCGCGACCTCCTGGACGACGCCTGGTGGCCTCGCTCCCACGTTCTTGCCGATGAACTCCCCGCCCTCGCACGTGGGCTCGTTCAAGGATGA
- a CDS encoding DUF5994 family protein produces the protein MADSDTPDTPRLLPDAIHQSVRPGTALLRLETRHAREGILDGAWWPRSRDIGAELPSLVSALTDHVGPVTRVGLDATAWEGLPTRLTVDDRVVHIDSFPVGDDTVLITRGDRDYFTLLVIPPDTTPDAARAAMARAVRADNITDAHQILIETTTDPVRRPT, from the coding sequence ATGGCCGACTCCGACACCCCCGACACCCCCAGGCTCCTGCCTGACGCGATCCACCAGTCCGTGAGACCGGGGACGGCCCTGCTCAGGCTGGAGACGAGGCATGCCCGCGAGGGAATTCTGGACGGCGCGTGGTGGCCTCGATCCAGGGACATCGGTGCCGAGCTTCCCTCACTGGTCAGCGCGCTGACCGATCACGTCGGACCGGTCACCCGCGTCGGACTGGACGCCACTGCCTGGGAGGGACTGCCGACACGGCTGACTGTCGACGACCGGGTCGTGCACATCGACTCCTTTCCGGTCGGTGACGACACCGTCCTGATCACCCGGGGCGATCGGGACTACTTCACCCTGCTGGTGATCCCGCCGGACACGACTCCTGACGCGGCACGCGCAGCCATGGCCAGGGCGGTCCGCGCCGACAACATCACCGACGCCCACCAGATCCTCATCGAAACCACCACCGATCCGGTACGTCGCCCGACGTGA
- a CDS encoding DUF5994 family protein: MTATIDPTIIKERALSPPARLSLTPPGSAPGLLDGAWWPRSRDLSRELPALVDVLDARWGRITRVTVNPAHWPVIPHKVSVPGRMVHVGWFAHEQDPHKLILLSYTAGRWDLLVIPPETGADAAARLMSAAATPGGLLTASGLMAGEDTTRDATETLSREEEWETDGGHASATAESTDAPTAERPDPAGPLSSAPGM, encoded by the coding sequence ATGACCGCGACCATTGACCCCACGATCATCAAAGAACGCGCGCTTTCACCACCCGCCCGCCTGTCCCTGACCCCGCCGGGGTCCGCCCCGGGTCTCCTGGACGGCGCCTGGTGGCCCCGCTCCCGCGACCTGTCCCGCGAACTCCCCGCCCTCGTCGACGTACTGGACGCACGCTGGGGCCGGATCACGCGTGTCACCGTGAACCCTGCCCACTGGCCCGTGATCCCGCACAAAGTGTCTGTACCGGGGCGGATGGTGCACGTGGGCTGGTTCGCCCACGAGCAGGACCCGCACAAGCTGATCCTGCTCTCCTACACCGCCGGCCGCTGGGATCTGCTGGTCATCCCACCCGAGACCGGCGCGGACGCCGCCGCCCGGCTCATGTCCGCCGCAGCCACCCCCGGCGGCCTCCTCACCGCCAGCGGCCTCATGGCGGGCGAAGACACCACACGTGACGCAACGGAGACCCTGAGCCGGGAAGAGGAGTGGGAGACCGACGGCGGACACGCCTCAGCGACCGCCGAGAGCACGGACGCCCCGACCGCCGAACGTCCGGACCCGGCCGGTCCCCTGAGTTCCGCCCCAGGGATGTGA
- a CDS encoding PP2C family protein-serine/threonine phosphatase: MAEGDRPSGNDAVDRSEGFGERLLGVLLDRAHEMPPQLIAPLIAEEVARVGGWGISILLQDYAQLLLVPLPGRGLDVGEPEPIGDSHAGTAFLNATPVEVSQADGVRMYLPLLDGSDQVGVLALTLESVDDDDRRLLRRLAGLIADILVTKHSYTDQFFLARRREPMSVAAEIQWSLLPPLAMSVPQVAVAGILEPAYSVAGDSFDYALNDDILHVAVVDAMGHGLNAATMATVAVGAYRHSRRAGIGLSEIYAFMDRAIAEQFGPEHFVTAQMMRLNITTGHLQWVNAGHPAPLLIRNHQVLRQLESPTTLPVGFGGEEPQVSEQMLQRGDRVLCFTDGLIEEHEAGEEQFGEEQLIHWVDRIEQTEKGVRAVVRSLSHTLKQERGGSTSDDATLFLIEWRGGAADHLAVL, translated from the coding sequence ATGGCGGAGGGTGATCGGCCGTCCGGCAACGATGCGGTGGACCGGTCGGAGGGGTTCGGTGAGCGGCTGCTGGGGGTGCTGCTGGACCGGGCGCACGAGATGCCGCCGCAGCTGATCGCCCCGCTGATCGCGGAAGAGGTGGCCAGGGTCGGTGGCTGGGGTATCTCGATCCTCCTGCAGGACTACGCACAGCTCCTGCTCGTGCCACTGCCGGGCAGGGGGCTGGACGTCGGTGAACCCGAGCCGATCGGTGACTCCCACGCCGGCACGGCCTTCCTGAACGCGACCCCGGTCGAGGTGTCGCAGGCCGACGGCGTCCGGATGTATCTGCCGTTGCTGGACGGCAGCGACCAGGTGGGAGTGTTGGCCCTCACCCTGGAATCCGTCGACGACGACGACCGGCGCCTGCTGCGCAGGCTCGCCGGCCTGATCGCCGACATACTGGTCACCAAGCACAGCTACACCGACCAGTTCTTCCTCGCCCGGCGCCGCGAACCCATGAGCGTGGCCGCGGAGATCCAGTGGTCTCTGCTGCCGCCGCTGGCGATGTCCGTCCCGCAGGTCGCTGTGGCGGGAATCCTGGAGCCCGCCTACAGCGTCGCCGGTGACAGCTTCGACTACGCGCTCAACGACGACATCCTGCACGTGGCCGTGGTCGATGCGATGGGTCACGGCCTGAATGCCGCCACGATGGCCACTGTCGCCGTCGGCGCCTACCGGCACTCCAGACGTGCCGGCATCGGCCTGTCCGAGATCTACGCGTTCATGGACCGGGCCATCGCCGAGCAGTTCGGGCCCGAACACTTCGTCACCGCGCAGATGATGCGCCTGAACATCACAACGGGCCACCTGCAGTGGGTCAACGCGGGCCACCCCGCACCACTGCTGATCCGCAACCACCAGGTCCTGCGGCAGCTGGAAAGCCCGACCACTTTGCCGGTCGGCTTCGGAGGTGAAGAGCCCCAGGTCAGCGAGCAAATGCTCCAGCGCGGCGACCGGGTGCTGTGCTTCACCGACGGCCTGATCGAGGAGCACGAAGCCGGCGAAGAGCAGTTCGGCGAGGAACAACTCATCCACTGGGTCGACCGCATCGAGCAGACAGAGAAGGGAGTGCGGGCGGTGGTGCGCTCCCTCTCCCACACCCTGAAACAGGAACGGGGCGGAAGCACCAGTGACGACGCGACCCTCTTCCTGATCGAGTGGCGAGGGGGCGCCGCTGATCACTTGGCTGTCCTGTGA
- a CDS encoding helix-turn-helix domain-containing protein encodes MSDLLLTVEQAAERLGTTARFPRRLIAERRIAFVKIGRHVRIPESALNAYVDGNTVQALRRRRVRYGRAA; translated from the coding sequence TTGAGTGACCTCCTGCTGACCGTCGAGCAAGCCGCCGAACGCCTCGGCACCACCGCCCGCTTCCCGCGGCGGCTCATCGCCGAACGCCGGATCGCCTTCGTCAAGATCGGGCGCCACGTACGGATCCCGGAGAGCGCGCTGAACGCCTACGTCGACGGCAACACCGTCCAGGCCCTCCGCCGGCGGCGCGTTCGGTACGGGAGGGCTGCCTGA
- a CDS encoding ice-binding family protein: protein MVSNLARAAEAPVGLGTATSYAVLAGSGVTNTGPTVINGDLGVSPGSSVTGFPPGIVNGVQHVADVPAAQAQSDLTIAYNDAAGRAPTASLTSPGDLGGLTLTPGVYNASSSQNLTGTVTLDAQGDPNAVFIFQIGSTLITAPGSNVLLVNGAQACNVFWQVGSSATLDVNSFFKGNILALTSITVNTNTAVEGRTLARNGAVTLDSNVITRAVCMTGPPGPPGPTGPTGPAGPTGSTGPSGPAGPSGSTGPSGPSGPAGPSGPAGPSGPAGGPSGPPGPTGPTGPAGPIGSTGPSGPAGPSGPAGPSGPAGGPSGPPGPTGPTGPAGPSGPAGPSGPAGPSGKPGRDHDHGPKKDGPKKGGPKKGGPKKGGPKD, encoded by the coding sequence ATGGTCTCCAACCTCGCGCGCGCAGCTGAGGCCCCTGTGGGGCTGGGAACTGCGACGAGTTACGCGGTGCTTGCCGGTTCAGGGGTCACCAATACGGGTCCCACGGTCATCAATGGCGACCTGGGAGTCAGCCCTGGGTCCTCGGTGACGGGCTTTCCGCCCGGAATCGTCAACGGAGTGCAGCACGTAGCCGATGTGCCTGCCGCTCAGGCCCAGTCCGACCTGACCATTGCCTACAACGATGCGGCCGGCCGGGCACCCACCGCCAGCCTGACCTCTCCGGGCGACCTCGGCGGACTGACGCTGACGCCCGGCGTCTACAACGCTTCGTCGTCGCAGAATCTCACCGGGACCGTCACCCTCGACGCCCAGGGCGACCCCAATGCCGTCTTCATCTTCCAGATCGGCTCCACGCTGATCACCGCTCCGGGGAGCAATGTCCTGCTCGTCAACGGAGCGCAGGCGTGCAACGTGTTCTGGCAGGTGGGAAGCTCCGCCACCCTGGACGTCAATTCCTTCTTCAAGGGCAACATCCTCGCCCTGACGTCCATCACGGTGAACACCAACACGGCCGTCGAGGGCCGGACGCTGGCGCGTAATGGTGCGGTCACGCTGGACAGCAACGTGATCACGAGGGCGGTCTGCATGACAGGCCCGCCCGGGCCTCCTGGACCCACCGGGCCGACGGGGCCTGCTGGACCCACTGGTTCCACCGGGCCGTCCGGGCCTGCCGGACCGTCTGGTTCCACCGGGCCGTCCGGGCCGTCCGGGCCTGCCGGACCGTCTGGGCCTGCCGGGCCGTCCGGACCTGCCGGAGGGCCGTCCGGGCCTCCCGGACCTACCGGGCCGACGGGGCCTGCTGGACCCATCGGTTCCACCGGGCCGTCCGGGCCTGCCGGACCGTCTGGGCCTGCCGGGCCGTCCGGACCTGCCGGAGGGCCGTCCGGGCCTCCCGGACCTACCGGGCCGACGGGGCCTGCTGGACCATCCGGACCCGCTGGACCGTCGGGACCTGCTGGACCGTCCGGTAAGCCAGGCCGTGACCACGACCACGGCCCGAAGAAGGATGGCCCCAAGAAGGGCGGCCCGAAGAAGGGCGGTCCCAAGAAGGGCGGTCCCAAGGACTGA
- a CDS encoding ATP-binding protein, with protein sequence MTGWLVRDYSQDDLEAVIRVDTESGTTGEPPVFPLSDAVAALQAAHPAVVAVADDVVVGAAVSRVEGEGAWILRICMAPAWRHMGLGSALITALEHRLFAGGVHTVYAVLPQGETGAAALRNCDFDARSGLDFFEKRGPVTPQAISMLSSLGAELPPGGLWQKVAGMQQEKQLIERRLVLPLAHPEMAAQHGVELPRAVMLFGPPGTGKSTFAHAIASRLGWPFLELFPARLAAEYGLAAGLNRRFDEIARLDHVLVFIDEVEEVAGTRSGADAAAVGVVNELLKAIVRFRSQDGRLLVCATNNVTTLDSAFLRHGRFDYVLPIGPPDHSARTALWESYLARAGAEADSTALASASEGFTPADIAHVARTVSQDQFERTFDTGTRARPTTADYLGTIHETQPTVSSAMAQEFADQSERFARI encoded by the coding sequence ATGACGGGTTGGCTTGTCAGGGACTACTCCCAGGACGATCTCGAGGCGGTGATCCGCGTCGATACGGAGAGCGGCACGACCGGAGAGCCTCCGGTCTTCCCGCTCTCCGACGCCGTGGCAGCCCTCCAGGCCGCCCATCCGGCCGTGGTGGCGGTGGCGGACGATGTGGTGGTCGGGGCCGCGGTGAGCAGAGTCGAGGGCGAAGGGGCGTGGATCCTGCGGATCTGCATGGCACCGGCCTGGCGGCACATGGGACTGGGCAGTGCCCTGATCACGGCTCTTGAGCACCGGCTGTTCGCCGGCGGCGTGCACACGGTGTACGCGGTCCTGCCCCAGGGGGAGACCGGTGCCGCCGCGCTGCGCAACTGCGACTTCGACGCCCGCTCGGGCCTGGACTTCTTCGAAAAACGCGGGCCGGTGACCCCTCAGGCGATCAGCATGCTGTCCTCGCTCGGCGCGGAGCTGCCGCCTGGAGGGCTGTGGCAGAAAGTCGCGGGCATGCAACAGGAGAAACAGCTCATCGAGCGCCGACTGGTCCTGCCGCTGGCCCACCCCGAAATGGCCGCCCAGCACGGAGTGGAGCTGCCGCGCGCGGTCATGCTGTTCGGTCCGCCCGGAACAGGCAAGAGCACCTTCGCCCATGCGATCGCCAGCCGTCTGGGGTGGCCCTTTCTCGAACTGTTCCCCGCACGCCTGGCTGCCGAGTACGGGCTGGCGGCCGGGCTGAACCGGCGCTTCGACGAGATCGCCCGGCTCGACCACGTCCTGGTCTTTATCGACGAGGTCGAGGAAGTCGCGGGCACCCGGAGCGGCGCGGACGCGGCCGCGGTCGGCGTCGTCAACGAGTTGCTCAAGGCGATCGTCCGGTTCCGGAGCCAGGACGGCCGGCTGCTCGTCTGCGCCACCAACAATGTGACCACACTGGACTCGGCATTCCTGCGCCACGGCCGGTTCGACTACGTACTGCCCATCGGCCCTCCCGACCACAGCGCCAGGACCGCGCTGTGGGAGAGCTACCTTGCCCGAGCGGGCGCGGAGGCCGACAGCACGGCACTCGCGTCAGCCAGTGAGGGGTTCACCCCCGCCGACATCGCTCACGTCGCTCGTACCGTCTCGCAGGATCAGTTCGAGCGTACCTTCGACACCGGAACCCGGGCCCGCCCCACCACGGCCGACTACCTGGGCACCATCCATGAGACCCAGCCCACGGTCAGCAGCGCCATGGCCCAGGAGTTCGCCGACCAGAGCGAGAGGTTCGCCCGTATCTGA